The Hymenobacter sp. DG01 sequence TCGGCCGCCAAAAAGGCTGCTGCCTCTGCCACTGCTCCGGCTGCCAATGGCCAGTCCGGCCCCAGCGTGCAGCCCATTCTCAACCAGCAGTTTAACGCCCCCGCGGCCCTGCAGAAGTACGGAACCGTGTCGCAGCGCCTGCCCATCGGCCTCGACACTCAAATCCGTCAGGAAAGTGTGGAGATGCTCAACCAGATGCTGGCTGACACCTGCTCCATTCGGGATATGTACAAAAAGCACCACTGGCAGGTAGTGGGCCCCACGTTTTACCAGCTGCACCTGCTCTACGATAAGCACTACGAGGAGCAGGACGCCCTGATTGACATGATTGCCGAGCGCATCCAGATTCTGGGCGGCGTAGCCGTAGCCATGGCCGCCGATATTGCCGAAGTGACCAGCATCCCGCGTCCCCCCCGCGACCGGGAGGAAGCTCCCATCCAGGTGTCGCGCCTGCTGGAAGCCCACCAGATCATCCTCAAGAACTGCCACGACTTTGCCAAGCGCGCCGCCGACTCCGGCGACGATGGCACCAACGACCTGATTGTGAGCAATGTGCTGCGCAC is a genomic window containing:
- a CDS encoding Dps family protein, with product MAKTTAKNAPAAAAAPKASAAKKAAASATAPAANGQSGPSVQPILNQQFNAPAALQKYGTVSQRLPIGLDTQIRQESVEMLNQMLADTCSIRDMYKKHHWQVVGPTFYQLHLLYDKHYEEQDALIDMIAERIQILGGVAVAMAADIAEVTSIPRPPRDREEAPIQVSRLLEAHQIILKNCHDFAKRAADSGDDGTNDLIVSNVLRTNEMQVWFVSEHVVDTPLARAE